The [Flavobacterium] thermophilum genome has a segment encoding these proteins:
- the addA gene encoding ATP-dependent helicase/nuclease subunit A, with the protein MSVAFRPKPAGSRWTDEQWKAIVAGGRDVLVAAAAGSGKTAVLVERIIQKVTAEDEATDIDRLLVVTFTNAAAAEMKARIGEALERELAKRPHSLHLRRQLSLLNRASISTLHSFCLDVIRKYYYLLDLDPSFRIADETEIELLKEDVLEELLEEEYGKADNERFFAVIDAYTGDRSDAELQDMIFALHDFSRSHPAPDEWLKGLVSMYEVDEQTPPESLLPSRYINQHAAMELAAAKRLIERALRLAQEPGGPRPYEKRLREDAAVVAELERWRSQSWEGLYRALQSLAFGRLPGCRGDGYDKWLVDEAKSLRDQAKKKLEALRDNIFSLPPSVWIRHMREMKPAVETIVALVRRFSARFQAVKREKGIVDFSDLEHYCLHVLRQRDPKTGEWQPSAAALEYQAQFDEVLVDEYQDTNLVQEAILQLVKKGSERTGNLFMVGDVKQSIYRFRLAEPMLFLDKYKRFAADGAAGGMRIDLARNFRSRAEVLDGTNFLFAQIMGETVGEMAYDEAAQLKYGADYPDGADTVPEVMIINRQRAAEEEDEEAAELEGSELEARLMAEKIKEIVSRPFYVHDRSSGQPRRAMYRDIVVLVRSMTNAPQMIEQLQAHGIPAAADLSSGYFQATEVSVMLSLLKVIDNPHQDIPLAAVLRSPLFRFDENELAMIRLADPKGTFYEALQLFRQKPAETDEEEAAKKKAAAFLEQLGRWRTMARRRSLADLIWQLYRDTQFYDFVGALPGGKQRQANLRALYDRARQYESTAFRGLFRFLRFIERLQERGDDLGAARPLGEQEDVVRVMTIHSSKGLEFPVVFLAGLARPFYTRDLHHPYLLDKELGFGARFVHPQLRISYPTLPLLAIQVKKRLELLAEEMRILYVALTRAKEKLYLLAAVNDADKEIEKWKGVAGEREWLLPDDVRASARSYLDWIGRALIRHRDGCILAGEKAPDEIASHPSVWRIAIVPAAELRSGEAAADQADESVLAALEHGRPVPAGGGWKEEAERRLLWRYRYEKGTIVRAKQSVSELKEQRVLFGELASEWPLRQGTAPIFSRPRFMQEKTLTPMEKGTALHIVMRHLDLRAPVSEASIREQMGRLIEKELLSAEQAEAVDAAAIAAFFATDIGRRLCAAREVHREVPFSLGLPASHLYGHDGMEDDRRVLVQGVIDCVFADERGYVMIDYKTDEVTGRFAGQKEEAARFLLGRYGTQMRLYRQAIEQIWRVPVAECYLYSFDGQYIIAVE; encoded by the coding sequence TTGAGCGTTGCGTTTCGCCCGAAGCCGGCCGGAAGCCGGTGGACGGATGAACAGTGGAAAGCCATCGTGGCCGGCGGCCGGGACGTTCTCGTCGCTGCGGCGGCCGGGTCTGGAAAAACGGCCGTTCTTGTTGAGCGAATCATCCAAAAAGTAACGGCGGAAGACGAGGCGACCGATATTGACCGCCTTCTTGTCGTCACGTTTACGAACGCTGCGGCGGCTGAGATGAAAGCAAGGATCGGCGAGGCGCTCGAGCGCGAACTCGCCAAGCGGCCGCATTCGCTCCATTTGCGGCGCCAGCTCAGCCTGCTCAACCGCGCCTCGATTTCGACGCTCCATTCGTTTTGCTTAGATGTCATCCGCAAATATTATTATTTGCTCGATCTGGATCCGTCGTTTCGCATCGCTGATGAGACAGAAATCGAACTGCTGAAAGAGGACGTCCTTGAGGAGCTGCTTGAGGAGGAATATGGAAAGGCGGATAACGAGCGCTTTTTTGCCGTCATTGATGCTTACACCGGAGACCGGAGCGATGCCGAGCTGCAAGACATGATTTTCGCGTTGCATGACTTCTCCCGCTCCCACCCCGCGCCCGATGAATGGCTGAAAGGCCTTGTATCCATGTATGAGGTCGATGAACAGACGCCGCCCGAGTCGCTTTTGCCATCGCGCTATATCAACCAACATGCGGCGATGGAGCTGGCAGCGGCCAAACGGCTCATCGAAAGGGCGTTGCGTCTTGCGCAGGAACCGGGCGGGCCGCGGCCGTATGAGAAACGGCTGCGCGAGGATGCCGCCGTTGTCGCTGAACTTGAAAGATGGCGGTCGCAATCGTGGGAAGGACTGTATCGTGCTTTGCAGTCGCTGGCGTTCGGCCGGCTTCCGGGCTGTCGCGGCGATGGCTATGACAAGTGGCTCGTCGATGAGGCGAAATCGCTTCGCGACCAGGCGAAGAAGAAACTGGAAGCGCTGCGCGACAACATATTTTCGCTGCCCCCGTCTGTCTGGATCCGCCATATGCGGGAGATGAAGCCGGCGGTTGAGACGATCGTTGCGCTTGTCCGCCGTTTTTCCGCTAGGTTTCAAGCCGTGAAACGTGAAAAAGGGATCGTCGACTTTTCTGATTTGGAACATTATTGTCTGCATGTTTTGCGGCAGCGCGACCCGAAAACGGGCGAATGGCAGCCATCGGCGGCCGCTTTGGAGTACCAAGCGCAGTTTGATGAAGTGCTTGTCGATGAGTATCAAGATACGAACCTTGTGCAAGAAGCGATTTTGCAGCTCGTCAAAAAAGGAAGCGAGCGGACTGGCAACTTATTTATGGTCGGCGATGTCAAGCAGTCGATTTATCGTTTTCGCCTCGCCGAGCCGATGCTGTTTTTGGACAAATACAAACGGTTTGCCGCTGATGGGGCCGCAGGGGGAATGAGAATTGATTTGGCGCGCAATTTCCGCAGCCGCGCCGAGGTGCTGGACGGCACGAACTTCCTTTTTGCACAAATCATGGGGGAAACCGTTGGGGAGATGGCGTACGATGAAGCAGCCCAGCTTAAGTATGGCGCCGATTATCCGGATGGGGCAGATACTGTTCCGGAAGTGATGATCATCAACCGGCAGCGCGCGGCGGAAGAAGAGGACGAAGAGGCAGCGGAGCTTGAGGGCTCCGAGCTGGAGGCGCGCCTAATGGCCGAGAAAATCAAAGAAATCGTGTCGCGGCCATTTTATGTGCATGACCGCTCAAGCGGGCAACCGCGGCGTGCCATGTACCGAGACATCGTTGTGCTCGTCCGTTCGATGACGAACGCCCCGCAAATGATCGAGCAGCTGCAGGCGCACGGCATTCCGGCGGCTGCCGATTTATCGTCCGGCTACTTTCAGGCGACGGAAGTTTCGGTGATGCTGTCGCTTCTGAAAGTCATTGACAACCCGCACCAAGACATTCCGCTCGCCGCTGTGCTCCGCTCGCCGCTGTTTCGCTTTGATGAAAACGAGCTGGCCATGATCCGCCTCGCCGATCCAAAAGGAACGTTTTATGAGGCGCTTCAGTTGTTCCGGCAAAAGCCGGCGGAAACGGATGAGGAGGAGGCCGCCAAGAAAAAAGCGGCCGCGTTTTTGGAGCAGCTCGGGCGCTGGCGCACGATGGCCCGCCGCCGCTCGTTGGCCGACCTCATCTGGCAGCTGTATCGCGATACACAATTTTACGATTTTGTCGGCGCGCTGCCGGGTGGAAAGCAACGGCAGGCCAATTTGCGCGCCTTGTATGATCGCGCCCGCCAATACGAATCGACGGCCTTTCGCGGGCTGTTCCGCTTTCTCCGCTTTATTGAGCGGCTGCAGGAGCGCGGCGATGATTTAGGAGCAGCCCGGCCGCTTGGTGAGCAGGAAGATGTCGTGCGGGTGATGACGATCCATAGCAGCAAAGGGCTCGAGTTTCCGGTCGTCTTTCTGGCCGGACTCGCCCGCCCGTTTTATACGCGAGATTTGCATCATCCGTACTTGTTGGATAAAGAGCTCGGCTTTGGCGCCCGTTTTGTCCACCCACAGCTGCGCATCAGCTATCCAACGCTGCCATTGCTGGCGATCCAAGTGAAAAAGCGGCTTGAGCTGCTCGCCGAGGAAATGCGCATTTTGTACGTTGCGCTGACAAGAGCGAAAGAGAAGCTTTATTTGCTCGCCGCGGTCAACGATGCCGATAAGGAGATCGAAAAATGGAAAGGCGTTGCGGGAGAACGCGAATGGCTGCTTCCCGACGATGTGCGGGCATCGGCCCGTTCCTATTTAGACTGGATCGGCCGGGCGCTCATTCGCCACCGCGACGGGTGCATTTTAGCGGGAGAGAAGGCGCCGGATGAAATCGCCTCCCATCCGTCCGTATGGCGCATTGCCATTGTGCCCGCGGCCGAGCTGCGCAGCGGCGAGGCGGCTGCCGACCAGGCGGACGAGAGCGTGCTCGCTGCGCTTGAACATGGCCGCCCGGTTCCGGCTGGCGGCGGCTGGAAAGAGGAAGCAGAGCGGCGTTTGTTATGGCGGTATCGCTATGAAAAAGGGACGATTGTGCGCGCCAAACAGTCGGTGTCGGAGCTGAAAGAGCAACGGGTGCTGTTTGGCGAGCTGGCGAGTGAATGGCCGCTGCGCCAAGGAACAGCGCCGATTTTCTCGCGGCCGCGCTTTATGCAGGAAAAAACGTTGACGCCGATGGAAAAAGGAACCGCGCTTCATATCGTCATGCGCCATCTCGACTTGCGTGCGCCGGTCAGTGAAGCGTCCATCCGTGAGCAAATGGGTCGGCTCATCGAAAAAGAGCTGTTGTCGGCCGAGCAAGCCGAAGCGGTCGATGCGGCCGCGATCGCCGCCTTTTTCGCTACGGATATCGGCCGCCGCCTTTGCGCCGCCCGCGAGGTGCACCGGGAAGTGCCATTCAGTCTAGGGCTTCCGGCTTCCCATCTTTACGGGCATGACGGGATGGAAGACGACCGCCGGGTGCTTGTCCAAGGGGTGATTGACTGTGTGTTTGCGGATGAGCGCGGTTATGTGATGATCGACTATAAAACGGATGAGGTGACCGGCCGTTTTGCCGGCCAGAAAGAGGAGGCCGCCCGCTTTTTGCTCGGCCGCTACGGAACGCAAATGCGCCTGTATCGGCAAGCGATTGAGCAAATTTGGCGCGTGCCGGTAGCGGAGTGCTATTTGTATTCGTTTGACGGCCAATACATTATCGCGGTGGAATGA
- the addB gene encoding ATP-dependent helicase/deoxyribonuclease subunit B → MVVIAVSLRFLLGRSGSGKTAMCLAEIRRKLQEDPRGKTIVYLVPEQMTFQCEYALIHTEGAGGMIRAQVFSFPRLAWRVLQETGGMNRYHVHDVGVQMMIRKIIEQRKQELRLFGRAADKSGFVEQLHEMIAECKRYCLTPDELRRRVEELESGPSRPGRRLLADKLSDVALVYAELERSLSGHYLDSEDYLRLLAEQIPRSCYLRDADVYIDGFHHFAPQEYIVIKQLLRHCRRVTVCLTVDRPYDGAMPDELDLFYLPAQTYRQLRELALANDVLLEEPVVLAENRRHQSGALAHLEAQFHRRPLPPYEAEDGAVCLYEAANRRAELEAVAREIIRLVRDEGARYRDIALVIRQTEAYRDLVKTVFFDFGIPYFMDEKEPMHHHPLIELVRAALETISTNWRYEAVFRAVKTDLLFPLDGDLVMWREAADKLENYVLAYGMKGDKWTSGERWPYRRYRALDGLNVPQTDEERQFEDKLNEWRETLAAPLRRLERRLRRAKDGRGYCTALYLLLEELQIPKKLEQMSAQAEAEGRLVEARQHEQVWNAVIDLLDQYVEMLGAEPLSLAEFAKIIEVGLDRLEFSLVPPAIDQVIVAQLDRSRLIGVKYAFVIGVNDGVIPARAKEDGLMAEIEREQLRELGVALAPGSREQLFYDPFFIYLALACPSERLYVTYPLADGEGKALMPSPLIKQLSELFPKVKVRLCGNDPFDAPEEKAEAFVTAPQATQTYLVSQLRAWKRNYGIDPLWWDVYNVFIARPEWNERVQKAVSALFYTNKAAPLKKQWSRRLYGKKIQASVSRMEQFQKCPYAHFISHGLRLKERSIFRLEAPDVGQLFHAAIKQIADRLREQHVDWRELSQPDCERLSDEAVERLAPLIQQQVLSSSSRYEYMKRKLKHVVARTTHVLSEHARASGFVPIGLELAFGPGGDLPPLRFQLRDGTVMELVGRIDRVDKAESSEGVFLRIIDYKSSAKTLDLTEVYYGLALQMLTYLDIVLTYAEQLVKQPALPAGVLYFHVHNPIVKAKQWLDDEAEMAKQLLEPFRMRGLLLADVEAIRLMDSQLEKGQRSLIVPVRLTSSGAIHSQSSVVSASDFDALRQHVRRLFADIGGQIADGIVSIAPYKLKSKTACDFCAFKSICQFDEALSGNEFRKLAPQTGEDVMKNITKGRGES, encoded by the coding sequence ATGGTGGTGATCGCCGTGTCGCTTCGCTTTTTGCTTGGACGATCGGGAAGCGGGAAGACGGCTATGTGTCTTGCGGAAATCCGCCGCAAGCTGCAGGAAGATCCGAGAGGAAAGACGATTGTTTACCTCGTTCCGGAGCAGATGACGTTTCAATGTGAATACGCCTTAATCCATACCGAGGGAGCAGGAGGAATGATCCGCGCCCAAGTGTTCAGCTTCCCCCGCCTCGCCTGGCGCGTCTTGCAGGAGACGGGAGGCATGAACCGCTACCACGTCCACGATGTCGGCGTGCAAATGATGATTCGCAAAATTATTGAACAGCGGAAACAGGAGCTTAGACTGTTTGGCCGTGCGGCGGACAAAAGTGGTTTTGTCGAGCAGCTGCATGAGATGATCGCCGAATGCAAGCGGTATTGCTTAACGCCGGACGAGCTTCGCCGCCGTGTCGAGGAGCTGGAAAGCGGGCCGAGCCGGCCGGGCCGGCGCCTGCTGGCCGATAAGCTCAGCGATGTCGCGCTCGTTTATGCAGAGCTCGAGCGGAGCTTAAGCGGCCATTACCTCGATTCGGAAGATTATTTGCGCCTGCTCGCCGAACAAATCCCCCGCTCCTGCTATTTGCGCGATGCCGATGTTTATATCGACGGATTCCATCATTTTGCCCCGCAAGAATACATAGTGATTAAGCAGCTTCTTCGTCATTGCCGGCGGGTCACCGTTTGCCTGACGGTCGACCGCCCGTATGATGGTGCGATGCCGGACGAGCTCGACTTGTTTTATCTGCCGGCGCAGACGTACCGCCAGTTGCGCGAGCTTGCCTTGGCCAACGATGTTTTGCTTGAAGAGCCGGTCGTGCTCGCGGAAAACCGACGTCATCAAAGCGGGGCGCTCGCCCATCTCGAGGCGCAGTTTCATCGCCGCCCGCTGCCGCCTTACGAAGCGGAAGACGGTGCGGTCTGCCTTTATGAGGCGGCCAACCGCCGCGCAGAACTGGAAGCGGTCGCCCGGGAAATCATCCGTCTTGTCCGCGACGAAGGGGCGCGCTATCGCGACATCGCGCTCGTCATCCGCCAAACGGAGGCGTACCGCGACCTTGTGAAGACGGTGTTTTTTGATTTTGGCATCCCGTATTTTATGGATGAAAAAGAGCCGATGCACCATCATCCGCTCATTGAACTTGTGCGCGCTGCTTTGGAAACCATTTCCACAAACTGGCGGTATGAGGCGGTGTTTCGCGCTGTGAAGACGGATTTGCTCTTTCCGTTGGACGGTGACTTGGTCATGTGGCGCGAGGCAGCCGACAAACTCGAAAACTATGTTCTTGCTTATGGGATGAAGGGGGACAAATGGACGAGCGGCGAGCGCTGGCCGTATCGGCGCTACCGGGCGCTTGACGGGTTGAATGTGCCGCAGACGGATGAAGAACGGCAATTTGAGGACAAGTTGAACGAATGGCGGGAGACGCTGGCCGCCCCGCTCCGCCGCCTTGAGCGCCGTTTGCGCCGGGCTAAGGACGGGCGCGGGTATTGCACGGCGCTATATCTCTTGTTAGAAGAATTGCAGATTCCGAAAAAGCTGGAACAAATGAGCGCGCAGGCGGAAGCGGAAGGACGCCTCGTGGAAGCGCGCCAGCATGAGCAGGTGTGGAACGCGGTCATCGATTTGCTTGACCAATACGTTGAAATGCTCGGAGCGGAACCGTTGTCGTTAGCCGAATTTGCCAAAATTATCGAGGTCGGGCTTGACCGGCTTGAGTTCTCCCTTGTGCCGCCGGCCATCGATCAAGTGATCGTCGCCCAGCTCGACCGTTCGCGCCTCATCGGCGTGAAGTATGCGTTTGTCATTGGCGTCAACGATGGCGTCATTCCGGCCAGGGCGAAAGAGGATGGGCTTATGGCGGAAATCGAACGGGAGCAGCTGCGCGAACTCGGTGTGGCGCTTGCGCCGGGGAGCCGGGAACAGCTGTTTTACGATCCGTTTTTTATCTACCTGGCGCTTGCCTGTCCAAGCGAACGGCTGTATGTTACATACCCGCTGGCCGATGGCGAAGGGAAAGCGCTCATGCCATCGCCGCTGATTAAACAATTGTCGGAGCTGTTCCCGAAGGTGAAGGTGCGCTTGTGCGGCAACGATCCGTTCGATGCCCCGGAAGAGAAGGCGGAGGCGTTTGTGACAGCGCCGCAGGCGACACAAACGTATTTGGTCAGCCAGCTGCGCGCATGGAAGCGAAACTATGGCATCGATCCGCTTTGGTGGGATGTGTACAACGTGTTCATCGCCCGCCCGGAATGGAACGAGAGGGTGCAAAAGGCGGTGTCGGCGCTGTTTTATACAAACAAAGCCGCGCCGTTGAAAAAACAATGGAGCCGGCGGTTGTACGGAAAAAAAATTCAGGCGAGCGTCTCGCGCATGGAGCAGTTTCAAAAATGCCCGTACGCCCATTTTATTTCACACGGGCTGCGCTTGAAGGAGCGAAGCATTTTCCGCCTCGAGGCGCCGGATGTCGGCCAGTTGTTCCATGCGGCCATTAAACAAATCGCCGACCGGCTGCGCGAACAGCACGTTGATTGGCGCGAACTGTCCCAACCGGATTGCGAGCGTCTGTCGGATGAAGCGGTCGAACGGCTTGCCCCCCTCATTCAACAGCAAGTGCTGTCCAGTTCGTCTCGCTATGAATATATGAAACGGAAATTAAAACACGTTGTCGCCCGCACGACCCACGTGTTGAGCGAGCATGCGCGGGCGAGCGGCTTTGTTCCGATCGGGCTCGAGCTGGCGTTTGGACCGGGCGGCGACTTGCCGCCGCTTCGCTTTCAACTTCGCGACGGGACGGTTATGGAGCTTGTCGGGCGAATCGACCGCGTTGACAAGGCAGAAAGCAGCGAAGGAGTATTTCTTCGCATCATCGATTACAAATCGAGCGCCAAAACGCTTGATTTGACGGAAGTGTATTACGGTTTGGCGTTGCAAATGCTTACCTATTTGGACATTGTGCTCACGTATGCTGAGCAACTTGTCAAACAGCCGGCGCTGCCGGCCGGGGTGCTCTATTTCCATGTCCATAATCCGATTGTGAAGGCGAAGCAGTGGCTTGACGATGAAGCGGAGATGGCGAAACAACTTCTTGAGCCGTTTCGGATGCGCGGTCTGCTGCTTGCCGATGTGGAGGCAATCCGGCTGATGGACAGTCAATTGGAAAAAGGGCAGCGGTCGCTGATTGTGCCGGTTAGGCTGACGAGCAGCGGGGCGATTCATTCGCAGTCTTCGGTCGTGAGCGCTTCTGATTTTGATGCGCTTCGCCAGCACGTCCGCCGTCTGTTTGCCGATATTGGCGGACAAATCGCTGACGGCATTGTATCGATTGCCCCGTACAAGCTGAAAAGCAAAACAGCGTGCGACTTTTGCGCCTTTAAGTCCATATGCCAATTTGACGAGGCGCTGTCCGGCAACGAATTCCGAAAGCTTGCCCCACAGACGGGGGAAGACGTGATGAAGAATATAACGAAAGGGAGGGGAGAATCTTGA
- the spsB gene encoding Signal peptidase IB: protein MTKRKQGKKRGRRWPWLAAVGFVAMLRFFVFSNYMVEGKSMMPTLQSGNLLIVNKIRYEIAPIHRFDVVVFHANQKEDYVKRVIGLPGDRIEYKNDVLYINGRQVDEPYLRPYKQQLLSGKLTGDFTLEEVTGEKRVPAGCIFVLGDNRLSSWDSRHFGFVKISQVVGKVDLRYWPFREIAFHF from the coding sequence GTGACCAAACGGAAACAAGGAAAGAAGCGGGGACGCCGTTGGCCATGGCTCGCCGCTGTCGGGTTTGTCGCCATGCTCCGTTTTTTCGTTTTCAGCAATTATATGGTGGAAGGAAAGTCAATGATGCCGACGCTGCAAAGCGGCAATTTGCTGATCGTCAATAAGATCCGTTATGAAATTGCCCCGATTCATCGGTTTGATGTCGTCGTGTTTCACGCCAATCAAAAGGAAGATTACGTGAAACGGGTCATCGGGCTGCCGGGGGATCGGATCGAGTACAAAAACGATGTGCTGTATATTAACGGTCGACAGGTCGATGAACCGTATTTGCGGCCGTATAAGCAGCAACTCCTTAGCGGGAAGCTGACAGGCGATTTTACCCTTGAAGAGGTGACGGGAGAAAAGCGGGTGCCGGCCGGCTGCATTTTTGTCCTTGGCGACAATCGGCTCAGCAGTTGGGACAGCCGCCATTTCGGCTTCGTCAAAATCAGTCAAGTGGTCGGCAAGGTAGACCTCCGCTATTGGCCGTTTCGGGAGATTGCTTTCCATTTTTGA
- a CDS encoding SNARE associated Golgi protein, whose product MNMETLKQWLTLDHVLSLLDHYRSFGIFPGIAATLLESFFPILPMVVFVMANAAAFGLWKGFFISWLGASLGSLIVFWLTRKIGQQRFFHFVRRHPKVRQFMHWIERHGFGPLFLLYCFPFTPSALVNIVAGLSRISRQQFVLAVLLGKMIMIFTISFIGYDLVALVRQPLRTAAIAVVVLLLWYAGKRVEARFSLTEKQRSEGDGE is encoded by the coding sequence ATGAATATGGAAACTTTGAAACAATGGCTCACGCTCGACCACGTGCTTTCCTTGCTCGACCATTACCGTTCCTTCGGCATATTTCCCGGCATTGCGGCGACGCTGCTCGAGTCGTTTTTTCCGATTTTGCCGATGGTTGTGTTTGTGATGGCGAACGCAGCGGCATTCGGGTTGTGGAAAGGGTTTTTCATTTCCTGGCTTGGCGCTTCGCTCGGCTCGCTCATCGTCTTTTGGCTGACGCGGAAGATCGGCCAGCAGCGTTTCTTTCACTTTGTCCGCCGCCATCCAAAAGTGCGCCAGTTTATGCACTGGATTGAACGGCACGGATTCGGGCCGCTGTTTTTGCTGTATTGCTTTCCTTTCACCCCGTCGGCGCTTGTCAATATCGTTGCCGGTCTGTCACGCATCAGCCGCCAGCAGTTTGTATTAGCGGTCTTGCTTGGAAAGATGATCATGATTTTTACGATCAGCTTTATCGGGTATGACTTGGTGGCGCTTGTCCGCCAGCCGTTGCGTACGGCGGCGATCGCTGTTGTTGTGCTGCTGCTTTGGTATGCGGGAAAACGAGTAGAGGCGAGATTTTCGTTGACGGAAAAACAACGCAGCGAGGGGGACGGGGAGTGA
- a CDS encoding Genetic competence transcription factor: MKVNEFIILNHFVVSRYTMAILPYLLNNDLYAKVVEEDGEYIVKQTPLDIIRHSCDYYGCSFQGRKEGTKAVIGITHKAPIAIEPSNEIYFFPTASPKDSCCVWLSHMHVYRYEPAKYERTVVYFRNGKSVVLDVSCKSFINQLHRTAQLRTKLSERMEARERKLQYIYRMQQEKHVTE; encoded by the coding sequence ATGAAAGTAAATGAATTTATCATCCTAAACCATTTCGTCGTGAGCCGTTATACGATGGCGATTCTCCCTTATTTGTTGAACAATGACCTGTATGCAAAGGTCGTCGAGGAAGATGGCGAGTACATTGTCAAACAAACGCCCCTCGACATTATTAGACATAGCTGCGATTATTATGGCTGCAGCTTTCAAGGCAGAAAAGAGGGAACAAAGGCCGTGATCGGCATCACCCACAAAGCGCCGATCGCCATTGAACCGTCCAACGAAATTTACTTCTTTCCCACCGCTTCCCCGAAAGATTCCTGCTGTGTTTGGCTGTCGCATATGCATGTCTATCGGTATGAGCCTGCGAAATATGAGCGGACGGTTGTATACTTCCGCAACGGGAAAAGCGTTGTCCTCGATGTGTCCTGCAAATCTTTCATCAACCAATTGCACCGAACAGCCCAGCTGCGGACGAAACTGTCGGAGCGAATGGAGGCGAGAGAGCGCAAACTGCAATACATATATCGCATGCAGCAAGAAAAGCATGTGACGGAATAA